One window of the Zea mays cultivar B73 chromosome 3, Zm-B73-REFERENCE-NAM-5.0, whole genome shotgun sequence genome contains the following:
- the LOC100282964 gene encoding serine carboxypeptidase 1 precursor translates to MACGSATAARPAARLWLLAAVVVATSFLAVAAPPGALVTSVPGFGNKQQLPSKHYAGYVTVDERHGRRLFYYLVESERDPARDPVVLWLNGGPGCSSFDGFVYEHGPFSFESSGGSAGSLPKLHLNPYSWSKVSSVIYLDSPAGVGLSYSNNVSDYETGDFKTAADSHTFLLKWFQLYPEFLANPFYIAGESYAGVYVPTLSSEVVKGIHKGVKPVINFKGYMVGNGVCDTVFDGNALVPFAHGMALISESIYKEASTACQGNYWNSSSAKCDEALSKVETEIDGLNIYDILEPCYHAPADTKQAAVTPQAQSTSELPQSFKDLGVTSNKPLPVRTRMHGRAWPLRAPVRDGRVPSWQELAADVASTSSGVPCMSDEVATAWLNNNSVRSAIHAEPVSSIGPWELCTDKLDFDHDAGSMIIYHKNLTSQGYRAFIYSGDHDMCVPYTGTEAWTASLGYAVVDPWRQWIVDEQVAGYTQGYEKGLTFATIKGAGHTVPEYKPQEALAFYSRWLAGAKL, encoded by the exons ATGGCGTGCGGCTCTGCTACCGCCGCTCGACCAGCAGCCCGCCTCTGGCTGCTGGCGGCGGTGGTGGTGGCGACCTCCTTCCTCGCCGTCGCGGCGCCGCCGGGCGCGCTGGTGACGAGCGTCCCGGGGTTCGGCAACAAGCAGCAGCTGCCGTCGAAGCACTACGCCGGGTACGTGACGGTGGACGAGCGGCACGGCAGGCGGCTGTTCTACTACCTGGTGGAGTCGGAGCGCGACCCGGCCCGGGACCCCGTCGTGCTCTGGCTCAACGGCGGGCCCGGCTGCTCCAGCTTCGACGGCTTCGTCTACGAGCACG GGCCATTCAGCTTTGAGTCATCAGGAGGGTCAGCTGGGAGCCTGCCAAAGCTTCATCTCAACCCTTATAGCTGGTCTAAG GTGTCGAGTGTGATATACTTGGACTCCCCTGCCGGCGTCGGGCTTTCCTACTCAAACAACGTTTCGGACTACGAGACTGGCGACTTCAAGACCGCCGCCGATTCGCACACTTTCCTGCTCAAG TGGTTCCAGCTCTACCCTGAGTTCTTGGCAAATCCGTTCTACATAGCCGGAGAGTCGTACGCTGGCGTTTATGTCCCTACCCTTTCAAGCGAAGTCGTCAAAG GAATCCACAAAGGAGTGAAGCCAGTTATAAACTTTAAG GGCTACATGGTCGGCAATGGTGTGTGCGACACCGTCTTTGATGGTAATGCTCTTGTGCCGTTTGCGCACGGGATGGCTCTCATTTCAGAGAGTATATACAAG GAAGCCAGCACTGCATGTCAAGGGAATTACTGGAACTCTAGCAGTGCAAAATGCGACGAGGCGCTGTCAAAAGTCGAGACG GAAATCGACGGATTAAATATCTACGACATCCTTGAGCCATGTTACCACGCCCCAGCTGATACCAAACAAGCAGCAGTGACCCCACAGGCACAGAGTACTAGCGAGCTGCCTCAGAGTTTCAAAGACCTCGGCGTGACCAGCAACAAGCCTCTCCCTGTAAGGACAAGAATGCACGGACGGGCGTGGCCTTTGAGAGCTCCGGTAAGAGACGGCCGCGTTCCGTCGTGGCAGGAGCTGGCGGCTGATGTAGCTTCGACTTCCAGTGGAGTTCCGTGTATG AGCGATGAGGTTGCGACAGCGTGGCTAAACAACAATAGCGTCAGATCCGCTATCCATGCCGAACCA GTCAGTTCAATCGGACCCTGGGAATTATGCACGGATAAACTGGATTTTGATCATGATGCCGGCAGCATGATCATCTATCACAAGAACCTCACGAGTCAGGGCTACCGTGCTTTCATCTACAG CGGCGACCATGACATGTGTGTACCTTACACCGGGACTGAAGCATGGACTGCGTCTTTAGGCTACGCCGTCGTTGATCCGTGGCGACAGTGGATTGTCGACGAACAAGTTGCCGG GTACACCCAAGGATATGAAAAGGGCCTTACTTTTGCCACTATTAAG GGTGCTGGGCACACAGTTCCTGAGTACAAACCACAGGAAGCACTAGCTTTCTACAGCCGTTGGCTTGCCGGTGCTAAACTGTGA
- the LOC103650606 gene encoding uncharacterized protein, which produces MAALPASPSGAPCARATYASERTPLAGCCFNNAEDPTNTPSDGDPPQHRKTGVAVAAKNIAMPNVDDDDDFEPPKKKCNISMDAPNKTQKLDPRDMTLRIGPDKELKITKQTVHQILGLPNLGGGKPLNINEANAAATLRASLNISKDEFVISKLQDRLRLGQDDDLSIRCFFLILFNRLLFPTASWSISFNEVVLTEEMERFPQIDWCHLIFSDLCEAAQRWHNRSINNVSATIYGCSIIVLLYYLDHLHHAAAPNNKNGTPRIKYFNKNIIRALSMADKRKPRQGGEPFGVCPFRSSSETCYVSKSPTTCQIEFPMRPETFDEDPNQHDRLPNIIIQLPLMQDLMANKIQMLPVHQRQKFQATLIDYDLEVGKIFASIKQCLNTIGTKHSNLAATFGELIDEVLWADESVTPNTQGQTVVGVTVDNDSGPVFDKTPIGSVSAPGLFLSELECARALRAYLCSKFIELDRNIIDFGEHRANCCDIQQSFADGACLDNVFMQCFIECVCDDWSKHIPPLNAHQLILDVNVGAILNFEEQEQHSKSPRPFDPSVLESYLLKTLPSFKQLDDYKSIMVPMLCSGHWTLYVVNLQIGRIHVLDSNPYGPEMGGTIWKNYHCIPIDLGDRKVSWARLMMSRLNLAIQNARPRSALPAFLKYPIELMNNCPTMKLGSNDCGFFIMRYMQNYDYMVGAMNAVIDPDNSEDICSLVLH; this is translated from the exons ATGGCGGCGCTGCCGGCGTCGCCCAGCGGGGCGCCCTGCGCGCGCGCCACGTACGCCAGCGAGAGGACGCCCCTGGCGG GCTGCTGCTTCAATAATGCGGAAG ACCCTACAAATACGCCGTCTGATGGTGATCCTCCGCAGCATAGAAAGACGGGTGTTGCAGTTGCTGCTAAAAACATTGCTATGCCTAAtgtggatgatgatgatgactttgAGCCACccaaaaagaagtgcaatatctcAATGGATGCCCCAAATAAGACGCAG AAGCTAGACCCCAGGGACATGACTCTTCGTATTGGTCCAGACAAAGAACTCAAAATCACCAAGCAGACTGTCCATCAGATATTGGGTCTTCCAAATTTGGGTGGTGGAAAGCCCCTTAATATTAATGAAGCGAACGCTGCGGCAACACTTCGGGCCTCATTGAATATTAGCAAGGATGAGTTTGTTATTTCAAAGCTCCAAGACagattgaggctaggccaggatgaTGATCTTTCTATCAGATGTTTTTTTCTCATTCTCTTCAACCGGCTGCTATTCCCAACAGCTAGCTGGTCTATTTCTTTCAATGAGGTTGTACTTACAGAAGAAATGGAGCGATTCCCTCAAATTGAttggtgccatctaatttttagTGACTTATGTGAGGCTGCCCAGAGATGGCACAACAGGAGCATTAACAATGTGTCGGCGACGATATATGGCTGTTCCATCATTGTTCTT ctgtattatttggatcatttGCATCATGCTGCTGCTCCAAACAACAAAAATGGCACTCCACGCATAAAGTATTTTAATAAGAATATTATAAGGGCATTGTCAATGGCCGATAAGCGGAAGCCTCGCCAGGGTGGTGAACCATTTGGTGTTTGCCCT TTTCGTAGCAGCAGTGAGACATGTTACGTCTCAAAATCGCCAACTACTTGCCAGATTGAG TTTCCTATGAGGCCAGAAACTTTTGATGAAGACCCAAATCAACATGATCGACTTCCCAATATAATCATCCAACTCCCTCTTATGCAAGACTTGATGGCAAATAAGATTCAGATGCTTCCTGTACATCAACGCCAGAAGTTCCAAGCTACGTTGATTGATTATGACTTAGAGGTTGGCAAAATATTTGCCTCTATCAAGCAATGTTTGAATACTATTGGTACAAAGCATTCCAATCTAGCTGCTACATTTGGAGAATTGATTGATGAGGTTCTTTGGGCCGATGAATCTGTTACACCAAATACT CAAGGTCAGACAGTGGTAGGTGTCACAGTTGACAATGATTCTGGACCAGTATTTGACAAGACTCCTATTGGGAGTGTTTCTGCACCAGGTCTCTTCTTATCTGAATTAGAATGTGCTCGCGCTCTTCGGGCATACTTGTGTTCTAAGTTCATTGAATTGGACAG AAATATAATTGACTTTGGTGAACATCGCGCCAATTGTTGTGACATACAACAATCTTTTGCTGATGGCGCATGTCTCGACAacgtgtttatgcaatgtttcattGAGTGTGTCTGCGATGACTGGTCTAAACATATTCCTCCACTCAATGCTCACCAGCTCATTCTAGATGTTAATGTTGGG GCTATATTGAACTTTGAGGAGCAGGAGCAACATAGTAAGTCTCCTCGTCCATTTGACCCTTCAGTTTTGGAGAGTTACCTATTGAAGACACTGCCTTCTTTCAAGCAGCTGGATGACTACAAATCA ATAATGGTACCCATGCTATGTTCTGGACATTGGACATTGTATGTTGTTAATCTTCAGATTGGACGCATACATGTGTTAGATTCCAACCCTTATGGACCAGAGATGGGTGGGACTATCTGGAAAAATTACCATTGTATACCTATAGATTTGGGTGATAGGAAGGTTTCATGGGCCAGGTTAATGATGAGTAGGCTCAATCTAGCTATTCAAAATGCTCGACCAAGATCAGCTCTCCCTGCTTTTTTGAAGTACCCTATTGAACTCATGAATAACTGCCCAACAATGAAATTGGGGTCTAATGATTGTGGATTCTTTATCATGAGATATATGCAGAACTACGACTACATGGTTGGAGCTATGAATGCAGTCATTGATCCG GATAATTCAGAGGACATTTGCTCTCTTGTACTGCATTAG